CCCTTCACCTGCGCGACCTCGCTGATCTCGACGCCGGGCTCGAACGAGAAGTCCTGGTCCGTGACGAGGTGGAGCCGCGGCAGGTCGCAGCGCGAGAGCGCCTCGGCGTAGGTCTGCGAGAGCCGCGGCGAGGGCGTCAGCAGGGCGACGGAGGCGAGCGGTTCGGCGCGCGCGAGCTGCTGCAGCGCGTCGGCGAGGAACGCGACGGAGGCGCCGCGGTCGGTGAAGCGGAAGAGCTCGACGGGCGGGCCGCTGCGCGTCGTGCGCGGCGGTTCGTCGTCCTCGCGCAGGTCGCCGAGCACCTCGAGCGCGAACGACGCGATCTCGTGCGACGAGCGGTAGCTCGTGCGCAGCGTCTCGATCGACGTCCCGGGCACGTCGAGGTGGCGGAAGAAGTCGGCCCACGACGTGAAGCCGCTCGCCTGCATCACGTGCTGCTGCGTGTCGCCGGCGAGCGTGATGCTCTTGCGCTCGTCGAGGCACTCGAGCAGCACCTGCACCTCGACGGGCGCGAAGTCCTGCACCTCGTCGATCGCGACGTGGCGATAGCGCACGGGGCGCGGGTCGCCTTGCGCGCCCGCCGCGCGGAGCGGACCGACGCGCAGCTGCCACGCGCGCAGCAGCAGCGCGTCATCCTCCGGATCGAGCTCGGCCTCGACGTCGCGATCGCCGCCGAGGTACGCGAACACCTCCTCGTTGCGCTTGCGCTGGAGGTCGACGAAGCGCTGCAGCTCGTCGGCGCTCACGTCGCCCGGTGCTTCGCGCTCGAGCACCTCGCGCAGCAGGCGCTCGTTCGTGAGTGCGCTCGCCCAGTCGTCGAGCGCCTGTCGCGGGCTCGGCTCGCCGGGAATGCTGCGCACGTGCGCGTCGAGCACGCGTCCGATCTCGGGGTGGAGCTTGATGCGCGTCGCGATCGCGGGCGTGTCGCCGCGGCGCGCCGTCGGGAGGCGCGGGAAGTGGCGGCGGCACTGCTCGTGCGCCCACTCGCCGTAGGTGACGACGCGCGCGTCCGCGATCCCGAGCGAGGGCAGCACACCCGACACGTAGCTGCGCAGCGCGCGCGAGAACACGACGAAGAGCGTGCGCTCCGAGTCGATCGACGGGTCGTCGTAGGCGAGGTACGCGATGCGGTGCAGGGCGACCGTCGTCTTGCCCGAGCCCGCCGTGCCGCGGATGACGAGGAAGCCCGCGTCCTTGCGCGTGATGAGCTCGAACTGCTCCGGGTCGATCAGGCCGGTGATCTCGGGGAGCCGCTTGTCCGCGCGCTGCACGCGCCCCTGCGCGTCGGTGCCGAGGGCGCGCGCGCCGGCGTGCGCGTCGTCCCATGCGCGCAGGGCGGCGGCCTCGCCGCCCGCGAGGCGCGGCGCCGAGCGCGCGCACGCCTCCCAGCGTTCGGGGTGCGCGGGGTCGCCCTGGAACACGCCCTCGGGCGCGTCGATGCGCTCGAGGCGTCCGTCGCGGATGCGCACCATGCGCCGCGCGACGACCTCGCCCTCGCGCGTGCGGCCCGCGAACTCCTCTTCGTACTCGTCGCCCTGCTGGTAGCGGTAGAAGATCCGCGTCACCGGCGCATTGCGCCAATCGACGATGCGCACGCCCTTCTGCACGCAGGTCGCGCGCCCGAGGAAGAGGTCGCGGTCGTTTCCGCCCTCGCGCAGTCGCAGGTGCGCGAAGTACGGCGAGTGCGGGTCGACCTCGCCGGTCGGCTTGCCGGCGCGGATCTGCTCGAGCAGGGCGCTCTGTCGCTGCCACTCGGCGGTGAGCGCCATCCGATCCTTGTTCTCGGACCCGGACACGAGCTGCGCGCGGAGCGTCTCGAGCTCGCGCACGATCGGCTCCTCGGACGCGGTGCGCACGGCGGGCATCGCCTTCAGCCGCTCGCGGACGGTCTCGAGCTGCGCGAGCTCGTCTTCGACGATCGGATGCGGCACGGGGACGTCTCCGCTCGGTCGGAGGGAGCGCCGGTCGCACGCGGCCGGCGCGCTGCGCTGAAGAGGGATTGATTACGAGAGAACCGGGCGCGCTGTCAAACCACATCTGTCCCGTCGGGCTCGCGCGCGCCGCCGTCGGGCAAACGATGTTCGACCTCGAAGCCCGCGCACGCGCGGACGGGGAGCGGCGGGTAGCGCGCGAAGCGCGCGTCGTCGTCGGCCCGCGCGCAGCGCGTGAAGGTGCTGCCGCTGCGCTTCGCGCTCGCCTGCACGCGCGCGTGGGCGCAGCGCGCGCACAGGCCGGCCCGCTCGTCGCTCGCGGCGCGCGCCGTCACGGCGCGGGCTCGATCTCGACGGCGTGCACCTCGCCCGCGTCGCGCAGCCGCACGTGCACGCGCCCGGCGTCGACGCGGTAGCTCGGCACGTCGTGACCGCGCGGGACCGGCTCGCCGCCGAGCCGCACCGCCTCGGGTCGGCCGACGCCGCGGAAGCACACGCGCACGACGCGCTCGCCGACGTCGAAGTCGCCCTCGCGTCGCGCGATCTCGAGGCGCAGGCGCCCGGCCGCGCGGTCGCGCACGCGCAGCCGCGTGCGCGTCACCGGCCCGTCCTCCGTCGCGCCGTCGTCCTCGTACAGCACCGTCTGGCCGTCGGCGCCGGGTGCGACCTCGACGACGAGCGGCTCGCGCAGCGGCGCGCCGGTCGAGAGCTCGGCGCTCTGCATCGGCAGCGCGGCGCCGCCGCGCAGGAAGAGCGGGATGCGGTCGAGCGGCGCGGCGACCCGCAGGCGCTTCGGGCCGACGTGGCGCGCGTCGTCGTACCAGTCGAGCCAGACGCCGGGCGGCAGGTAGACGTCGCGCTCGCGCGCGCCGCGCTCGAGCACGGGCGCCGCGAGCAGCCACGGCCCGATCATCACCTGGTCCTCGCAGAAGACGGATTCGCCGTCGTCCGGGAACTCGAAGAAGAGCGGGCGCCACACCGGCGCGCCGCTCCGCGCCGCTTCGTGGAAGAGCGAAGACAGATAGGGAAGGAGCTGCATGCGCAGCGCGAGCGCGCGCCGCGCGATGGTCTCGACGCGTCGACCGAAGCTCCACGGCTCCTGGCGCCCGGCCCCCCACATCGAGTGCGTGCGCGCGAACGGATAGAGCGCGCCGATCTGCATCCAGCGCGCGAACAGCTCCGGTGTCGCGCGGCCCGCGAAGCCGCCGATGTCCGCGCCGCAGAACGCGACGCCCGACACCGACAGGCCGAGCAGCATGCGCACGCTCTCGCGGAGGTCGTCCCAGCGGCTCAGCGAGTCGCCCGTCCAGAGCGCCGCGAAGCGCTGCACGCCCTGGCAGCCGGAGCGCGAGAGCACGAAGGGCCGCTCGCCGGGGCGCGCGTCGAGCAGCGCGGCGCGCGACGCGCGCGCCTGCGAGAGGCCGTAGGCGTTGCGCACGCTCTCGTGCGGCACGTCGCCTTCGCCGCCCGCGAGCGCGCGCTGCGTCGCGCGCGCGAAATCGGCCTCGCCGCCCGGGCGGAGCAGCGGGATGCCGGTGCCGAAGCGCACGTCGCGCTTCCAGCCGGCGGGCTCGTTCATGTCGACCCAGATCCCGGCGACGCCGACGTCGAGGAGCGGCGCGTGATTCCGCGCCCACCACGCGCGCACGTCCGCGCGGCCGAAGTCGGGAAGCGCCGCGTCGCCCGGCCAGACGCGCAGCGGGAACCGTCCGCCGCCTTCGTCGCGCAGGAAGTAGTCGCGCTCGCGCCCTTCGCGGAAGAGCGCGAACGCCTCGTCGACCTTGACGCCCGGGTCGGTGATGGCGACGGCGCGAATGCCGTGCGCGGCGAGCTCGCGCGTCATCGCCGCCGGATCGGGGAAGCGGCGCTCGTTCCAGGTGAACACGCGGTAGCCGCGCATGTGGTCGATGTCGAGGTGGATCGCGTCGGTCGGGATGCCGCGCGCGCGGAACGCGCGCGCGAGCGCCTGCACCTCGCGCTGGCTCGCGTACGACCAGCGCGACTGGTGGTGCCCGAGCGCCCAGCGCGGGGGAAGCGCGCTGCGACCGACGTGCGCCGTGAAGCGGCGCAGCACGTCGGCCGGGGCGGGCCCGGGATAGACGACGACGTCGAGCGCGCCGAACCCGCAGGCGAGCTCGATGCGCTCCGGGTCGCGCGCGCCCGCGTCGACGAACGACGCGCACGTCGCATCGAGCAGCACGCCGCGCGCGCGGCGCGCCGCGACGTCGTGGAGCAGCGCGAACGGGATCGACACGTAGAGGGCGTCGGCGCCGAGGCCGATCTCGGGATCCTGGTTGCGGAGCACCGATGCGCGGCCGCGGCGGTCCATCGCGCCGCTCTTCTCGCCGAGCCCGAAGACGTGCTCGCGCGGCCGCGTCGCCAACGCGATCGCCCCGCCGCCCGACGCGCCGACGCGCGCGTCGACGAGCGTCGCGAGCTCGGCGCCGTCGCGCGTCTCGATGCGCACCTCGAACGGGTCGGCGCGCAGCGCGATGCGCGGCGCGTTCTCGGCCGCGCCGCACGCGATCGCGACCTCGCCCTCGCCGCCCGCGTGCGCGCGCGCGTCGATCGACGCGAGCGGCCAGGCGGGTCGCCCGAGCGCCTCGGCGGGTTCGGGCGCGAGCGCGTCGCCCGCGGCGAGGCGCAGGCGCACGCTGCCGTCGAGCGCGACCGCGAGCTCGCCCACTGCGCCGTCGAAGCGCAGCGCGATCGCGCCGCTCCGCATCGCGCGCAGCGACGCGAGGCCGCCGAGCGGCCGCAGATCGCGGGGGTACGACGGGTGACGCGTCGGATCGCTCGCGACGCGCGCGCGTCCGCGCCTGGAGGGCGTGCGTTCGCGTTCGCGCGCGCGCGCCGGGCCTTCGCGGCGCGCGTCGTGCGAGCTGGGGCGCGACATGCGCGCAGTCTACAATCGCGCGCCATGGGTCGCCTCGCGCGCTTGCTCGACGGGCTCGAACGCGTGCTCGCGCTCGCCGAGGAACGCATGCTGCGCGACCGCGCGCCCGCGTACGACGGCGACTTCTTCGCGCGCCACCTCGCCTTCCGCTTCGAGCCCTCGTCCGACGGCGGGCGGCTCGTCGGCATCCCGCATCCCGCGCTCTTCGCGCTCGACGACCTCGTCGGCGTCGATCGCAACGTCGAGCGCCTCGTCCGCAACACCGAGCAGCACGTGCGCGGCCTGCCCGCGAACAACGCGCTCCTCTACGGCGAGCGGGGAACGGGCAAGTCGTCCGCCGTGCGCGGCCTCCTCGCGCGCTTCGGCGCGCAGGGGCTGCGCATGGTCGAGGTGCACCGCGACGAGCTCGTCCACCTCCCGCACGTGCTCGCCGCGATCGCGGCCGACGGCGGCCGCCATCGGTTCCTGCTCTTCGTCGACGATCTCTCGTTCGGGCCGGGAGAGGCGGGTTACCGCGAGCTCAAGGCGGCGCTCGAGGGCAGCCTCGAGGGCCCGCCCGCCTCCGTGCGGATCGTCGCGACGAGCAACCGCCGCCACCTCCTGCCCGAGTCGATGGCCGACAACCGCGGCGCGCACGTGGACGAAGCGGGCGAGCTGCACCTCGGCGAGGCGCTCGACGAGAAGCTCGCGCTCTCCGATCGCTTCGGTCTGAAGCTCGGCTTCTACCCGTTCGACCAGGACACCTACCTCGCGATCGTGCGCCACTGCCTGGCGCGCGCGAACGTCGACATCTCCGAAGGGTCCGCCTCCGGCGGCGGCGTCCCGAGCTGGGAGTGCGTGCGCGCCGATGCGCTCCGCTTCGCGCTCGAGCGCGCGAGCCGCTCCGGTCGCGTCGCGCGCCAGTTCGCCGACGATCTCGCCGGGCGGCTCGCCCTCGAGCGCGCCACCGCGTCGACGCCGGACGGCGAACGTTAGGCGCTCGCCGCTCGCGGCCGTCCGCATCCGGCGCGGCGGCCCTTCCCGCCCTTCGCCGTCGCGCCTCAGGCACCGTGCGTCCGGCGCGGCGGCGTGAGCACGCGCGCGAAGGCGTCGGCGAAGGCCGAAGCGTCGCCGGGCCCGAGGTCGGCGACGGTGACGCGCACGGCGGGCGGGCTCTCGATGCGGAAGCGCTCGCCCGCGGCGACGGCGAAGCCCTCGTCGAGCAGTCCCTGCAGCGTGCGCGCCTCGTCGGCGACCGGGATCCAGATGTTGTGGCCCGACACGCCCGTCGCCGCGATGCCGTGCGCAGCGAGCGCTTCGAGTGCGGCAGCGCGGCGCTCGGCGTAGGTCGCGGCCGCGCGCGCGAGCATCGCGCGCACGTCGTCGGCCTCGAGCAGCGCGGCGACGAGCCGCTGCAGCACGAAGCTCACCCACCGCACGCCCACGAGCTGGCGGCCCTCGACGCGCGCGGCGGTCGCCGGGTCGGCGGCGAACACGGCGACGCGCAGGTCGGGGCCGAGCGCCTTCGAGACGGAGCGGATCGCGACGCGCCGCGCGCGGGCGTGCTCGAGCAGCGTCGCGTAGGGAGCGCCCGAGACCGCGCCCATGTGGTCGTCCTCGATCACGAGGAGGTCGGGGCTGCGGACGAGCGCCGCGCGGAGGGCGGCGGCGCGGGCGGCCGAGATGGCGGCGCCCGTCGGGTTCTGCGCGCGCGGGGTCGCGATGAACGCCTCCGCTCCGCGGGCGAGTGCTGCCTCGAGCGAGGCCGGCAGCGGCCCCTCGGCGTCGACGGCGACCGGCACCGCCTCGAGGCCGAGCGCCGCGACGAGGTCGAGCACGCCCGTGAAGCCCGGGTCCTCGACGGCGACGCGGTCGCCCGGGCGCAGGTGCGCCTGGAGCACGCGCTCGATCGCGTCGAGCGCGCCGCTCGCGATGCCGACCGCCTCGCACGGGATGCCGTCGGCCAGGAAGTCCGCGCGCGCGAGGCGCTCGAGGTCGGGGTGGATCACGGCCTCGCCGTAGAGCCGCGAGGGGCCGCCGTCGCGCGCGAGCGTCGCGAGGAAGGGCGCGAGGTCGGGCAGGAGGCGGGGGTCGGGATTGCCGAGCGACAGATTGCGAACGTGTTCCGGTACGGCGGGCGGCGGGGCCGAAGCGATGGGAGGACGGGGACTTACACGCGTCCCCCGGCGCCCGCGCGCGACCGCGAGGCCGCGTGCGCGCAGCGCCCGGTAGGCGGCGGCGACGGTCGCCGGCGCCAGCCCGAGCCGGCCGGCGAGCTCGCGCACGGTCGGCAGCGGGTCGCCGGGGGCGAGCTCGCCCGCCCGGATCGACGCCTCGATGCTCGCCGCCACCTGGACGGCGCCCGCGCCGGTGATACGCTGCGCTCGCTTCTTCTGTGCAGTCACAGAACAAGTAACGTACTAGAACAAAAATCCCGCGCAACCCGCCGGGAGCGCCCGAGACGCGAGGTCCTTCCCATGTCCCCGATCGACGCCGCAGCCCCTGCCGACGAGGCCCCGCTCCGCCCGCGCGCCGCGCCGCCCACCGCGCGCACGACCGTGAAGCGCGGCGCCGCGCGCGCGGCCTACGAGCGCGACGTCGTCCGGGCGATCGCCGACGACGCGCTCCTCTGCCACGTCGCCTGCGCGGTCGACGGCGCGGCCCACCAGATCCCGATCTTCTTTGCCCGCATGGGCGACGAGCTCGTGCTCCACGGCTCGACCGGAAACCGCGTGCTGCGCGCGCTGCGCGACGGCGCGGAGGCGACGATCGGCATCGCGCTGTGCGACGGGCTCGTGCTCGCGCGCTCGGCCTTCCACCACTCCGTGAACTACCGCTCGGTCGTCGCCTACGGCCGCGCGCGCGAGCTCGCGGGCGCCGAGAAGCTCGCGGCGCTCGAGTGCCTGATCGAGAAGGTCGCGCCCGGCCGCTGGCGCGACACGCGCCCGCCGAACGACGAGGAGCTGCGCCGCACGCTCGTGCTCGCCGTGCCGCTCGGCGAGGCGTCGGCCAAGGTGCGGACGGGCGGCCCGCTCGAGGAGGACGAGGACTGGGAGCTGCCGCACTGGGCGGGCGTCGTGCCGCTGCGGACGCAGGCTGGCGAGCCCGTCCCCTGCGAGCGGCTCGCGCCGGGCGTCGCGCCGCCCGAGAGCGTGCGGGCGCGCGGCGCGCGGCCGGGCGCGCAGGGCTAGCCGGGGTGCCGCGCGGCGCGAGCCGCGGCGGGATGCGAGAGCGGGAGGAGCGGGCGGGCCGGCGCAGCCGGCCCGCCCGCCGCCATCAGAGGACGCCGAGCTCCTTGCCCACCTTCTCGAGCGCTTCGAGCGCGCGGTCGAGGTGCGGGCGGCGGTGCGTCGCCATGTAGGACGTGCGGATCATCGCCTCGCCGGGCGGCACGGCCGGCGTGATCACGGGGTTCGCGAAGACGCCCTCGTCCTGGAGGCGCGCGGCGAACGTGAAGGCCGTCAGGTCGTCGCCGACGACCATCGGGATCACCGGCGAGTTCGAGACGCCCGTGTCGAAGCCGAGCCCCTCGAGCTCGCGCTTCATGTACTCGGTGTTCTCCCAGAGCTGCTTCCGCCGCTCCGGCTCGCGCTCGATGATCTCGAGCGCCTTGGTGACCGCCGCGCACGAGGCCGGCGGCGGCGCCGCCGAGAAGATCTCCGCGCGCGCGTGGTGCTTGATGTACTCGACGACCTGCGAGCCGCCGGCGATGAAGCCGCCGATCGCGGCCAGGCTCTTCGAGAACGTGCCCATGACGAGGTCGACCTCGTGCTCGAGCCCGAAGTGCTCGCCCGTGCCGCGCCCGTTGTCGCCGAGGACGCCGAGGCCGTGCGCGTCGTCCACCATGAGCCGCGCGCCGTACTGCTTCTTGAGCCGCACGAGGTCGGGCAGCTTCGCGATGTCGCCCTCCATCGAGAAGATGCCGTCGACGACGATGATCCGGCCCCGCTCCGGGTCGCTGTTCGCGAGCTTCTCGGCGAGGTCCTCCATGTCGTTGTGCTTGAACTTGAGCGCCTTGCCGAACGACAGCCGCACGCCGTCGATGATCGAGGCGTGGTCGAGGTTGTCGAGGAAGGCCGTGTCGTGGCGGTCGAGCAGGCAGGACAGCACGCCGACGTTCACCTGGTAGCCCGTCGAGAACGACAGGACGGCGTCGCGCCGCATGAACGCGGCGAGCCGCTCCTCCATCTCCACGTGGATGTCGAGCGTGCCGTTCAGGAGGCGCGAGCCCGCGCAGCCCGTGCCGTAGCGCTCGAGCGCGGCGATCGCGGCCGCCTTCACCTCGGGGTGGTTCGTGAGCCCGAGGTAGTTGTTCGACCCGAGCATCACGACTTCTTCGCCGTCGATCGTGACGACGGGGTCCTGGGCCGAGGAGATCGCGCGGTAGTACGGGTAGATGCCGGCGGCGCGCACCTCGCGCGAGAGCGTGTAGCGGTCGCACTTGGCGAAGACGTCCAAACCAGATCCTCCTGATCACGAACGAGAACCAGCCACTCCGCGCACGCCGAGCGTGAACGCACTGCGATCGCGGGGCTTGGTGGTCGGTCCCTCTCCGTGGAGGCCGCGGCTCGGCGCGTCGCGCCATCGCGGCCTTGTTGTCGGATGCGCCCTGGGGTTCGGAGGGGGCGGTGGGAAGGGCGTCCGAGCGGTCTCGAGCGGCGGCCGAGCGTACCAGAGCGGCGCGCGCTTGGTGAGCGGTCGAGGCCCCGAGGGGCCGACTCGCGAGCGACCGGGCCGGCGCGCATCACCCGCGACGCCGGCGCCGCGCCATCGCTCGCGAAGGTGGCTCGCGTCGCCGCGCTTTGGTTGACTCGCGCCCGGCCAGGCGGCCGCTGGGGGGCTCGGGTTGCACTCGCCGATCGCGCGCTCGCTCGGGGTCGCGCTGCTCGCAGCGGCGCTCGCCGGCGGGCTCGCTCCGTCCGCCCGCGCCGACATGGCCGACGACCTGCCCCCGGGCGGCTACGCATCGGGCGGCGCCCCCGCTCCGGCCGACTCCGTCGACGAGCCCGATTTCGACGCTCCCGAGCCCGATGGTGCCGCGCCCTCCGACGCCTGCGACCCGCTCTTCGACGACGACTGCCCCGAGGACGGCGGCGCGCCGCTCGCCCAGTTCCCCGACCCCTGGGAGCCCTACAACCGCGGCGCCATGGCGTTCAACCGCGTCTTCGACGACGTCGTGTTCGACCCGATGACGAAGGCCTACAAGCTGCTCCCCGACCCGGTCGAGCACGGCATCCAGAACGCCCTCGACAACCTCGACACGCCCTCCATCGCCATCAACGACGCGCTCCAGCTCGAGTGGGTCGACATGGCGACCACGCTCTCGCGCTTCGTCGTGAACTCGACCCTCGGCGTCGCGGGCGTCTTCGACGTGGGGTCGCGCATCGGCCTCGAGCGCCACTCGTCGGACTTCGGCCAGACGCTCGCGATCGCCGGCTCGCCGAGCGGGCCCTACGTCGTGCTGCCCGTGCTCGGGCCGACGACGGTGCGCGACGCGTTCGGCAACGTCGCGGACGCGGCGATGAACCCGATCCTCTTCCTGTTCGGGCTCGGGTCGCTCCAGCAGATCGGCGACATCGGGATGAGCGGGCTCGCGCTGCGCGCGGACAAGATCCAGGAGCTCGAGAGCCTCGAGAAGGGCTCGATCGACTTCTACGCCGCGCTGCGCAGCGCGTTCTTCCAGAACCGTCAGGCGGAGATCTGGAGCCGGCGCGAGCACCGGCGCGACGACTTCGCGCGCTAGCGCGTTCGCGCGCGCGTCAGTTGAGCGAGCCTGCGGCGAGCTCCTGCGTCTTGCCCTCGATCGTCTCGATCAGCTTCGCGAAGCCGTCGCGCTTGAGGACGGCCGAGTACTCGGAGCGTCGCAGGGCGAGCTCGCTCACCGTCCCGTTCAGGTAGACGTCGATCACCCGCCAGGCCCCGCCCGTCTCGTGGAGGCGGTAGTTGAGCTGCACGTCCTCGCCCGACGGGTTGTGCAGGACGGAGCGGACGACGGTCGTGCCGTGGCCCGCCGGCTCCTCGCCGAGCACCTCGAACGTCTGTCCCGAGAAGCCCTCGAAGCGGCCCGCGTAGGTGGCGGCGGTCATCTCGTGGAACGACGCCAGCCACTGCTGCTGCTCCTCGGGCGAGAGCTTCGACCAGTGCCGGCCGACGGTCTTCTCGGCCATGAACGGCAGGTCGAACGACTGCGTGACGATCGCGTAGAGCCGGTCGTAGCGACCGCGGTAGCCGATCGCATCCGCCTGCTTCATCACGCCGAGCAGCCCTTCGTGGAGCGCGTCGATCGCGGCGGAGGCGCCGCTCCGGGAAGGCGCCTCGGCGCGCGCCGACGGAGCGGAGGCGACGGCGACGGCGAGGACGATCGAAGCGAGCGAGGCGAGTGCGATCGGGGTGCGTCGGTGCACGGCGGGTTCCTCTTCAGCAGGGGCTCGGAGGTCGTTGTGGCTGCCGGGTGCGGCCCGGTTCCGAGGTCGGCGCGCTGCGACGCGCGTCGGCGGATGCGATTCGCGAGCCGGATCGCGGACGCGCCTCTTCTCGCTCGGGGGGCCGCACTCGGGGGAGGTGGTCACACGCGCCGGTGACCGACCCGGGTCGCAGTCGCTCGGGACGCTCGGGCGCGCGCGCCGCGATGCCTCCGGCAGGGGGTGGACCCGCGAAAGACCGGCCCACGGCGCATCGCGACCGGCGCGGAGCCTAGCGGATCGCCGACCCGCGACCACGCGCGGCGCAGCTTCTTCGCGAAGTCGTCGCGTGCGCTAAGCGTTCGACGAGATCGAGATGCCCAGATGAGCCGAACTCCTCCCCCGCCCGACCCCGCTTCGTCGGACGGCGGCCTCGGCGCGGCCGTCGCCGCCGCGGTCGAGCGCGTCGTCCGTGCGGCGTCTCGCCACCCCCGCGTCGTGCTGGCGACCGCGGGCCTGGTCGTCGTCGTCGCCGGTGCGCTCTCCGCGTCGCTGCTGCGCGTCA
This genomic interval from Myxococcota bacterium contains the following:
- a CDS encoding glycoside hydrolase family 31 protein is translated as MSRPSSHDARREGPARARERERTPSRRGRARVASDPTRHPSYPRDLRPLGGLASLRAMRSGAIALRFDGAVGELAVALDGSVRLRLAAGDALAPEPAEALGRPAWPLASIDARAHAGGEGEVAIACGAAENAPRIALRADPFEVRIETRDGAELATLVDARVGASGGGAIALATRPREHVFGLGEKSGAMDRRGRASVLRNQDPEIGLGADALYVSIPFALLHDVAARRARGVLLDATCASFVDAGARDPERIELACGFGALDVVVYPGPAPADVLRRFTAHVGRSALPPRWALGHHQSRWSYASQREVQALARAFRARGIPTDAIHLDIDHMRGYRVFTWNERRFPDPAAMTRELAAHGIRAVAITDPGVKVDEAFALFREGRERDYFLRDEGGGRFPLRVWPGDAALPDFGRADVRAWWARNHAPLLDVGVAGIWVDMNEPAGWKRDVRFGTGIPLLRPGGEADFARATQRALAGGEGDVPHESVRNAYGLSQARASRAALLDARPGERPFVLSRSGCQGVQRFAALWTGDSLSRWDDLRESVRMLLGLSVSGVAFCGADIGGFAGRATPELFARWMQIGALYPFARTHSMWGAGRQEPWSFGRRVETIARRALALRMQLLPYLSSLFHEAARSGAPVWRPLFFEFPDDGESVFCEDQVMIGPWLLAAPVLERGARERDVYLPPGVWLDWYDDARHVGPKRLRVAAPLDRIPLFLRGGAALPMQSAELSTGAPLREPLVVEVAPGADGQTVLYEDDGATEDGPVTRTRLRVRDRAAGRLRLEIARREGDFDVGERVVRVCFRGVGRPEAVRLGGEPVPRGHDVPSYRVDAGRVHVRLRDAGEVHAVEIEPAP
- a CDS encoding aminotransferase class I/II-fold pyridoxal phosphate-dependent enzyme, whose translation is MTAQKKRAQRITGAGAVQVAASIEASIRAGELAPGDPLPTVRELAGRLGLAPATVAAAYRALRARGLAVARGRRGTRVSPRPPIASAPPPAVPEHVRNLSLGNPDPRLLPDLAPFLATLARDGGPSRLYGEAVIHPDLERLARADFLADGIPCEAVGIASGALDAIERVLQAHLRPGDRVAVEDPGFTGVLDLVAALGLEAVPVAVDAEGPLPASLEAALARGAEAFIATPRAQNPTGAAISAARAAALRAALVRSPDLLVIEDDHMGAVSGAPYATLLEHARARRVAIRSVSKALGPDLRVAVFAADPATAARVEGRQLVGVRWVSFVLQRLVAALLEADDVRAMLARAAATYAERRAAALEALAAHGIAATGVSGHNIWIPVADEARTLQGLLDEGFAVAAGERFRIESPPAVRVTVADLGPGDASAFADAFARVLTPPRRTHGA
- a CDS encoding ATP-binding protein — its product is MGRLARLLDGLERVLALAEERMLRDRAPAYDGDFFARHLAFRFEPSSDGGRLVGIPHPALFALDDLVGVDRNVERLVRNTEQHVRGLPANNALLYGERGTGKSSAVRGLLARFGAQGLRMVEVHRDELVHLPHVLAAIAADGGRHRFLLFVDDLSFGPGEAGYRELKAALEGSLEGPPASVRIVATSNRRHLLPESMADNRGAHVDEAGELHLGEALDEKLALSDRFGLKLGFYPFDQDTYLAIVRHCLARANVDISEGSASGGGVPSWECVRADALRFALERASRSGRVARQFADDLAGRLALERATASTPDGER
- a CDS encoding VacJ family lipoprotein: MHSPIARSLGVALLAAALAGGLAPSARADMADDLPPGGYASGGAPAPADSVDEPDFDAPEPDGAAPSDACDPLFDDDCPEDGGAPLAQFPDPWEPYNRGAMAFNRVFDDVVFDPMTKAYKLLPDPVEHGIQNALDNLDTPSIAINDALQLEWVDMATTLSRFVVNSTLGVAGVFDVGSRIGLERHSSDFGQTLAIAGSPSGPYVVLPVLGPTTVRDAFGNVADAAMNPILFLFGLGSLQQIGDIGMSGLALRADKIQELESLEKGSIDFYAALRSAFFQNRQAEIWSRREHRRDDFAR
- a CDS encoding 3'-5' exonuclease — protein: MPHPIVEDELAQLETVRERLKAMPAVRTASEEPIVRELETLRAQLVSGSENKDRMALTAEWQRQSALLEQIRAGKPTGEVDPHSPYFAHLRLREGGNDRDLFLGRATCVQKGVRIVDWRNAPVTRIFYRYQQGDEYEEEFAGRTREGEVVARRMVRIRDGRLERIDAPEGVFQGDPAHPERWEACARSAPRLAGGEAAALRAWDDAHAGARALGTDAQGRVQRADKRLPEITGLIDPEQFELITRKDAGFLVIRGTAGSGKTTVALHRIAYLAYDDPSIDSERTLFVVFSRALRSYVSGVLPSLGIADARVVTYGEWAHEQCRRHFPRLPTARRGDTPAIATRIKLHPEIGRVLDAHVRSIPGEPSPRQALDDWASALTNERLLREVLEREAPGDVSADELQRFVDLQRKRNEEVFAYLGGDRDVEAELDPEDDALLLRAWQLRVGPLRAAGAQGDPRPVRYRHVAIDEVQDFAPVEVQVLLECLDERKSITLAGDTQQHVMQASGFTSWADFFRHLDVPGTSIETLRTSYRSSHEIASFALEVLGDLREDDEPPRTTRSGPPVELFRFTDRGASVAFLADALQQLARAEPLASVALLTPSPRLSQTYAEALSRCDLPRLHLVTDQDFSFEPGVEISEVAQVKGLEFDYVVVLDASADHYPDTPASRRLLHVAATRAVHQLWLTSIGTPSPLVGAATLI
- a CDS encoding pyridoxamine 5'-phosphate oxidase family protein: MSPIDAAAPADEAPLRPRAAPPTARTTVKRGAARAAYERDVVRAIADDALLCHVACAVDGAAHQIPIFFARMGDELVLHGSTGNRVLRALRDGAEATIGIALCDGLVLARSAFHHSVNYRSVVAYGRARELAGAEKLAALECLIEKVAPGRWRDTRPPNDEELRRTLVLAVPLGEASAKVRTGGPLEEDEDWELPHWAGVVPLRTQAGEPVPCERLAPGVAPPESVRARGARPGAQG
- a CDS encoding aminotransferase class I/II-fold pyridoxal phosphate-dependent enzyme, producing the protein MDVFAKCDRYTLSREVRAAGIYPYYRAISSAQDPVVTIDGEEVVMLGSNNYLGLTNHPEVKAAAIAALERYGTGCAGSRLLNGTLDIHVEMEERLAAFMRRDAVLSFSTGYQVNVGVLSCLLDRHDTAFLDNLDHASIIDGVRLSFGKALKFKHNDMEDLAEKLANSDPERGRIIVVDGIFSMEGDIAKLPDLVRLKKQYGARLMVDDAHGLGVLGDNGRGTGEHFGLEHEVDLVMGTFSKSLAAIGGFIAGGSQVVEYIKHHARAEIFSAAPPPASCAAVTKALEIIEREPERRKQLWENTEYMKRELEGLGFDTGVSNSPVIPMVVGDDLTAFTFAARLQDEGVFANPVITPAVPPGEAMIRTSYMATHRRPHLDRALEALEKVGKELGVL
- a CDS encoding ABC transporter substrate-binding protein; protein product: MHRRTPIALASLASIVLAVAVASAPSARAEAPSRSGASAAIDALHEGLLGVMKQADAIGYRGRYDRLYAIVTQSFDLPFMAEKTVGRHWSKLSPEEQQQWLASFHEMTAATYAGRFEGFSGQTFEVLGEEPAGHGTTVVRSVLHNPSGEDVQLNYRLHETGGAWRVIDVYLNGTVSELALRRSEYSAVLKRDGFAKLIETIEGKTQELAAGSLN